Proteins encoded within one genomic window of Triticum aestivum cultivar Chinese Spring chromosome 2D, IWGSC CS RefSeq v2.1, whole genome shotgun sequence:
- the LOC123050419 gene encoding cation/H(+) antiporter 15-like, with the protein MASTVAPLNVDVVAVNTTTQNSNASTATKAFNPVVCYSPMMMTTNGMWQDEGVNPLEFSLPLFIVQVAVIVITTRLLVLLLRPFRQPRVIAEILAGVVLGPSMIGQSELWASLVFPVRSLLTLETVAHLGLLFFLFLVGLEMDVDVIRRSGDKAVFVAMAGMALPFCMGIATSFIFRHQVSRNVHQTSFLLFLGVALSVTAFPVLARILAEIKLLNSELGRTAMSAAIVNDMCAWILLALAISISEVDSTALSSLWVLLAGVTFVLFCFYAVRPLMWRIIRSIPEGDDVSNAQITLILTGVMIAGACTDAIGIHSVFGAFVYGLVIPSAPLGVTLIEKLEDFVTGLLLPLFFAMSGLRTNVRMIRDPVTVGLLVLVFVMASFAKIMGTIIIAALYAMPFREGIALGFLMNTRGLVEMIVLNIGRDKQVLDDESFAVMVLVSVAMTSLVTPVVTGVYRPSRRLVGYKRRNLQRIRHDSELRMLACVHTTRNVPSVLSLLELSNPSKRSPIFIYALHIIELTGRASNMLAAAAASSSSRTSSSSALPATTEHIFNAFENYERLTGGVSIQTLAAVSPYQTMHDDVSVLAEDKHVSLIVIPFHKQQTVDGGMEPINPSIKLFNESLLATSPCSVAILVDRGLSAAAARMATEHRVALFFFGGPDDREALAYAWRMVENPGVALTILRFLPPDYRAAARSFSEASYRSAASGGMDPRGAAMSASTEGKSELQMDEEYLGEFRARNHGNPTITYADRPVTNSEETVAAIRGMDNSEHELYIVGRRPGEAGSPMTAALEDWMESPELGPIGDMLVSSDFSMAVSVLVVQQYVVVGAPMAAAVPGPGSDPVRQYVGNANQRSGAYRASTASSARDSRWSNDTVGF; encoded by the exons ATGGCCTCCACCGTCGCGCCCCTGAACGTCGACGTCGTTGCGGTGAACACCACGACGCAGAACAGCAATGCGTCGACGGCCACCAAGGCGTTCAACCCGGTGGTGTGCTACTCGCCCATGATGATGACCACCAACGGCATGTGGCAGGACGAGGGCGTGAACCCGCTCGAGTTCTCCCTCCCGCTCTTCATCGTCCAGGTggccgtcatcgtcatcaccacccgcctcctcgtcctcctcctccggccctTCCGCCAGCCGCGCGTCATCGCTGAGATCCTCGCCGGCGTCGTGCTGGGCCCGTCCATGATCGGGCAGAGCGAGCTGTGGGCCAGCCTGGTGTTCCCCGTGCGCAGCCTGCTCACGCTCGAGACGGTGGCGCACCTGGGgctgctcttcttcctcttcctcgtcggcctGGAGATGGACGTCGACGTCATCCGCCGGTCCGGGGACAAGGCGGTGTTTGTCGCCATGGCCGGCATGGCGCTGCCCTTCTGCATGGGCATCGCCACCTCCTTCATATTCCGGCACCAGGTGTCCCGGAACGTGCACCAGACCTCCTTCCTGCTCTTCCTCGGCGTCGCCCTCTCCGTCACGGCCTTCCCCGTGCTCGCCCGCATCCTCGCCGAGATCAAGCTGCTCAACTCGGAGCTCGGCCGCACCGCCATGTCCGCCGCCATCGTCAACGACATGTGCGCCTGGATCCTGCTCGCGCTTGCCATCTCCATTTCGGAGGTGGACAGCACCGCGCTGTCGTCACTTTGGGTGCTCCTCGCCGGGGTCACCTTCGTGCTCTTCTGCTTCTACGCCGTGCGCCCCTTGATGTGGCGGATCATCCGCAGCATCCCCGAGGGCGACGACGTCAGCAACGCGCAGATCACCCTCATTCTCACGGGCGTCATGATCGCCGGCGCGTGCACCGACGCCATCGGCATCCACTCCGTCTTCGGCGCCTTCGTCTACGGGCTGGTCATCCCGAGCGCGCCGCTAGGCGTGACGCTGATCGAGAAGCTCGAGGACTTCGTCACCGGGCTCCTCCTCCCGCTCTTCTTCGCCATGAGCGGCCTCCGCACCAACGTTCGCATGATACGCGACCCCGTCACCGTCGGCCTGCTCGTGCTCGTGTTCGTGATGGCCAGCTTCGCCAAGATCATGGGCACCATCATCATCGCGGCGCTCTACGCCATGCCGTTCCGCGAGGGCATCGCCCTCGGCTTCCTCATGAACACCAGGGGGCTGGTGGAGATGATCGTGCTCAACATCGGGAGGGACAAGCAGGTGCTGGACGACGAGTCGTTCGCGGTGATGGTGCTAGTGTCGGTGGCGATGACGTCGCTGGTGACGCCGGTGGTGACCGGCGTGTACCGGCCGTCGCGGCGGCTCGTCGGCTACAAGCGGCGGAACCTGCAGCGCATCCGGCACGACAGCGAGCTCCGCATGCTGGCCTGCGTGCACACCACCCGCAACGTGCCGTCCGTGCTGTCGCTGCTCGAGCTCTCCAACCCGTCCAAGCGCTCCCCCATCTTCATCTACGCGCTCCACATCATCGAGCTCACCGGCCGAGCCTCCAACATGCTCGCCGccgcggctgcctcctcctccagcCGGACAAGCTCGTCCTCCGCCTTGCCCGCCACCACGGAGCACATCTTCAACGCCTTTGAGAACTACGAGAGGCTCACCG GAGGCGTGTCCATCCAGACGCTGGCGGCGGTGTCGCCGTACCAGACCATGCACGACGACGTGTCGGTGCTGGCCGAGGACAAGCACGTGTCGCTCATCGTGATCCCTTTCCACAAGCAGCAGACGGTGGACGGCGGCATGGAGCCCATCAACCCCTCCATTAAATTATTCAACGAGAGCCTCCTGGCCACCTCCCCGTGCTCCGTGGCCATCCTCGTCGACCGCGGCCTGAGCGCCGCCGCGGCGCGCATGGCGACGGAGCACCGCGTGGCGCTCTTCTTCTTCGGCGGGCCCGACGACCGCGAGGCGCTCGCGTACGCGTGGAGGATGGTCGAGAACCCCGGGGTCGCCCTAACCATCTTGCGGTTCCTCCCGCCGGACtaccgggcggcggcgcggtcctTCTCCGAGGCCTCCTACCggtcggcggcgtcgggcggcatGGACCCGCGCGGGGCCGCGATGAGCGCGAGCACGGAGGGCAAGAGCGAGCTGCAGATGGACGAGGAGTACCTGGGCGAGTTCCGCGCGCGCAACCACGGCAACCCCACCATCACGTACGCGGACAGGCCGGTGACCAACAGCGAGGAGACGGTGGCCGCCATCCGGGGCATGGACAACAGCGAGCACGAGCTGTACATCGTGGGCCGGCGCCCCGGCGAGGCCGGGTCGCCGATGACGGCGGCGCTGGAGGACTGGATGGAGTCGCCGGAGCTGGGGCCCATCGGCGACATGCTCGTGTCGTCGGACTTCTCCATGGCGGTGTCGGTGCTGGTGGTGCAGCAGTACGTGGTGGTCGGCGCGCCCATGGCCGCGGCCGTGCCCGGCCCCGGCAGCGACCCGGTGCGCCAGTACGTGGGCAACGCCAACCAACGGTCCGGCGCGTACCGGGCGAGCACGGCGTCGTCGGCGAGGGATAGCAGATGGTCTAATGACACCGTAGGATTCTGA